One Streptomyces hundungensis DNA segment encodes these proteins:
- a CDS encoding cysteine desulfurase: MTQLPGLLTQSALLDEAIRKDFPLLDRVVHDGKKIVYLDSAATSQKPRQVLDALNEYYERHNANVHRGVYLVAEEATALYEGARDKVARFINAPSRDEVIFTKNASESLNLVANMLGWADEPYRVDNETEIVITEMEHHSNIVPWQLLAQRTGAKLRWFGLTDDGRLDLSNIDEIITEKTKIVSFTLVSNLLGTHNPVEAIVRRAQQVGALVCIDASQAAPHMPLDVQALQADFVAFTGHKMCGPTGIGVLWGRQELLEDLPPFLGGGEMIETVSMHSSTYAPAPHKFEAGTPPIAQAVGLGAAVDYLSAIGMDKIAAHEHAITEYAVKRLLEVPDLRIIGPTTAEDRGAAISFTLGDIHPHDVGQVLDEEGIAVRVGHHCARPVCLRYGIPATTRASFYLYSTPAEVDALVDGLEHVRNFFG; encoded by the coding sequence GTGACACAGCTGCCGGGCCTCCTCACTCAGTCCGCTCTCCTGGACGAGGCGATCCGCAAGGACTTCCCCTTGCTGGACCGTGTGGTCCACGACGGGAAGAAGATCGTCTACCTCGACTCCGCGGCGACCTCGCAGAAGCCGCGCCAGGTGCTCGACGCGCTCAACGAGTACTACGAGCGGCACAACGCCAACGTCCACCGTGGCGTGTACCTGGTGGCGGAGGAGGCCACGGCGCTGTACGAGGGCGCCCGTGACAAGGTCGCCCGGTTCATCAACGCGCCCAGCCGCGACGAGGTCATCTTCACCAAGAACGCCTCGGAGTCGCTCAACCTCGTTGCCAACATGCTGGGTTGGGCCGACGAGCCCTACCGCGTGGACAACGAGACCGAGATCGTCATCACGGAGATGGAGCACCACTCCAACATCGTGCCGTGGCAGCTGCTCGCGCAGCGCACCGGCGCGAAGCTGAGGTGGTTCGGCCTGACCGACGACGGCCGGCTCGACCTGTCGAACATCGACGAGATCATCACCGAGAAGACGAAGATCGTCTCCTTCACGCTCGTCTCCAACCTGCTCGGCACCCACAACCCGGTCGAGGCGATCGTCCGCCGCGCGCAGCAGGTCGGCGCGCTGGTCTGCATCGACGCCTCGCAGGCCGCCCCGCACATGCCGCTGGACGTACAGGCGCTCCAGGCCGACTTCGTGGCCTTCACCGGCCACAAGATGTGCGGCCCGACCGGCATCGGCGTCCTGTGGGGCCGCCAGGAGCTCCTGGAGGACCTGCCGCCGTTCCTCGGTGGCGGCGAGATGATCGAGACGGTCTCGATGCACTCCTCCACCTACGCCCCGGCGCCGCACAAGTTCGAGGCGGGCACGCCCCCGATCGCGCAGGCCGTGGGCCTGGGCGCCGCGGTGGACTACCTCTCGGCGATCGGCATGGACAAGATCGCCGCGCATGAGCACGCGATCACCGAGTACGCGGTCAAGCGCCTCCTGGAGGTGCCCGATCTGCGGATCATCGGCCCCACCACGGCCGAGGACCGCGGCGCGGCGATCTCCTTCACGCTCGGGGACATCCACCCGCACGACGTGGGCCAGGTCCTCGACGAGGAGGGCATCGCGGTCCGCGTCGGCCACCACTGTGCGCGCCCGGTGTGCCTGCGCTACGGAATTCCCGCGACCACGCGAGCGTCTTTCTATCTGTACTCCACGCCCGCCGAGGTCGACGCCCTGGTGGACGGCTTGGAGCACGTACGAAACTTCTTCGGCTAG
- the sufU gene encoding Fe-S cluster assembly sulfur transfer protein SufU gives MKLDSMYQDVILDHYKHPHGRGLRDGDAEVHHVNPTCGDEITLRVKYDGSRIEDVSYEGQGCSISQASASVLNDLLVGKELADAQRIQETFLELMQSKGQLEPDDAMEEVLEDAVAFAGVSKYPARVKCALLSWMAWKDATAQALGDVAERKTA, from the coding sequence GTGAAGCTTGATTCGATGTACCAGGACGTCATCCTGGACCACTACAAGCACCCGCACGGCCGGGGCTTGCGGGACGGTGACGCCGAGGTGCACCACGTGAACCCGACGTGCGGCGACGAGATCACCCTGCGGGTGAAGTACGACGGCTCGCGCATCGAGGACGTCTCGTACGAGGGCCAGGGCTGCTCGATCAGCCAGGCCAGCGCCTCGGTCCTCAACGACCTGCTGGTCGGCAAGGAGCTGGCCGACGCGCAGCGGATCCAGGAGACCTTCCTGGAGCTGATGCAGTCCAAGGGCCAGTTGGAGCCCGACGACGCGATGGAGGAGGTCCTTGAGGACGCGGTGGCCTTCGCCGGCGTCTCCAAGTACCCGGCCCGTGTGAAGTGTGCTCTGCTGAGCTGGATGGCGTGGAAGGACGCGACGGCCCAGGCTCTGGGCGACGTCGCCGAAAGGAAGACGGCATGA
- a CDS encoding metal-sulfur cluster assembly factor — translation MTENAQAAIKPATEEEIREALYDVVDPELGIDVVNLGLIYGIHIDDSNVVTLDMTLTSAACPLTDVIEDQAKSATDGIASELKINWVWMPPWGPDKITDDGREQLRALGFNV, via the coding sequence ATGACCGAGAACGCACAGGCGGCGATCAAGCCGGCGACCGAAGAAGAGATCCGCGAGGCGCTGTACGACGTCGTCGACCCCGAGCTGGGCATCGACGTCGTCAACCTCGGCCTCATCTACGGCATCCACATCGACGACTCCAACGTCGTCACGCTGGACATGACCCTGACGTCGGCGGCCTGCCCGCTGACCGATGTGATCGAGGACCAGGCGAAGTCGGCGACCGACGGCATCGCCAGCGAGCTGAAGATCAACTGGGTCTGGATGCCGCCGTGGGGCCCGGACAAGATCACGGACGACGGCCGCGAGCAGCTGCGCGCGCTGGGCTTCAACGTCTGA
- a CDS encoding DUF3616 domain-containing protein yields the protein MPHHPPLRRTKAVAAASGVLALAGLGLNPPAHAVSYGTPTIGLSASYLSGAVGATGDPVVTVTVGQSGADASALTVAASASSTSSVAGTGDVQVTGTGAARQLSVTAHGRGYTDLTLKVTGLGGKSATKTLHYAASAAVQGAADTRYLTGSSDASAAVDVGGGYAVVADDESNTLRLYDRSASGAPVRSWDFSSALGVSKEIDIEGAARVGDTIYWTGSLGNNKDGAYKADRNTVFTTTVTGSGAATRLTLGGSYKKLRDGLVAWDHANGDRFGFAAATADGQAPKQIDGFNVEGLEFAPGSTSTAYIGFRAPLAPPVDGGKALIVPVTNFDKVLASGAKPVFGAAIQLDLGGLSIRDIRKNAADQYLIVAGSWAADDNSDPYAVYSWDGVAQHAPVKRADLPTSDPGGWEAVVDVPDLNQAGAKAQFITDDGSADLYGDGTEAKDLLHPEWKKSRATWFTVTG from the coding sequence GTGCCGCATCACCCGCCGCTCCGCCGTACCAAGGCCGTCGCGGCCGCCTCCGGAGTCCTCGCGCTGGCCGGCCTGGGGCTCAACCCCCCGGCGCACGCGGTGAGTTACGGGACCCCGACCATCGGGCTCTCGGCCTCCTACCTGTCCGGAGCCGTGGGCGCCACCGGGGACCCGGTCGTCACCGTGACCGTCGGGCAGAGCGGGGCCGACGCCTCGGCGCTCACCGTGGCCGCCTCGGCGAGCTCCACGTCGTCCGTGGCCGGCACCGGGGACGTTCAGGTCACCGGGACCGGCGCCGCCCGGCAGCTGTCCGTGACCGCGCACGGGCGCGGCTACACCGACCTCACCCTCAAGGTCACCGGACTCGGCGGCAAGAGCGCCACCAAGACGCTGCACTACGCCGCCTCCGCCGCCGTGCAGGGCGCCGCCGACACCCGCTACCTCACCGGCTCCAGCGACGCATCGGCCGCCGTGGACGTCGGGGGCGGCTATGCGGTCGTCGCCGACGACGAGTCCAACACGCTGCGCCTGTACGACCGTTCGGCCTCCGGAGCGCCCGTGCGGAGCTGGGACTTCAGCTCTGCGCTCGGGGTGTCGAAGGAGATCGACATCGAGGGCGCGGCCCGGGTCGGCGACACCATCTACTGGACCGGCTCGCTCGGCAACAACAAGGACGGCGCGTACAAGGCGGACCGCAACACCGTCTTCACGACCACCGTCACCGGCTCGGGCGCCGCGACCCGCCTCACGCTCGGCGGCTCGTACAAGAAGCTGCGGGACGGACTCGTCGCCTGGGACCACGCCAACGGGGACCGCTTCGGCTTCGCGGCCGCGACCGCCGACGGCCAGGCGCCCAAGCAGATCGACGGGTTCAACGTGGAGGGCCTGGAGTTCGCGCCCGGCTCCACCAGCACCGCGTACATAGGGTTCCGGGCGCCGCTCGCGCCGCCGGTCGACGGCGGCAAGGCGCTGATCGTGCCCGTCACCAACTTCGACAAGGTCCTCGCTAGCGGCGCCAAGCCGGTGTTCGGCGCCGCCATCCAGCTCGACCTCGGTGGGCTCAGCATCCGCGACATCCGCAAGAACGCGGCCGACCAGTATCTGATCGTGGCCGGCTCCTGGGCCGCGGACGACAACTCCGACCCGTACGCGGTCTACTCCTGGGACGGAGTGGCCCAGCACGCCCCCGTCAAGCGGGCCGACCTGCCGACCAGTGACCCGGGCGGCTGGGAGGCCGTGGTGGACGTCCCGGACCTGAACCAGGCGGGCGCCAAGGCGCAGTTCATCACCGACGACGGCTCGGCCGACCTCTACGGCGACGGCACCGAGGCCAAGGACCTCCTCCACCCCGAGTGGAAGAAGTCCCGGGCCACGTGGTTCACGGTCACCGGCTGA
- a CDS encoding DMT family transporter, with amino-acid sequence MPYVLLACAIGSEIVATSALKYSEGFTRLWPSLITGVGYLLAFFLLSLTLKSLSVGTAYAIWSGVGTAVIAAVGMVFMGEAMTAAKIAGIALIIGGVVLLNLGGAAH; translated from the coding sequence ATGCCCTACGTCCTGCTCGCCTGCGCCATCGGTTCGGAGATCGTCGCGACATCCGCGCTGAAGTACAGCGAGGGGTTCACCAGGCTCTGGCCCTCACTGATCACCGGCGTCGGCTATCTGCTCGCGTTCTTCCTCCTGTCGCTGACGCTGAAGTCCCTGTCCGTGGGCACCGCGTACGCGATCTGGTCCGGCGTGGGCACGGCGGTCATCGCCGCCGTCGGCATGGTGTTCATGGGCGAGGCGATGACCGCCGCCAAGATCGCCGGGATCGCCCTCATCATCGGCGGAGTGGTGCTGCTCAACCTGGGTGGCGCGGCGCACTGA
- a CDS encoding winged helix-turn-helix transcriptional regulator, with the protein MPQRTRLDGEHCAIAQALDVVGDWWTLLIVRDAARGVHRFDALQRELGMSRKVLAERLKLLVECGVLVREPYQERPVRHEYRLTPHGRALLPVLIALQDWGDTWVLGEGETMATSTETSGETERVRELVGTRVPELQLTDFNGELTDPVAPSAPYTVLYCFPGAYARAESYPPGWAQIPGARGCTLESCTFRDQLAEFTAAGASVRGVSTQRPDEQRAFADKEALRFRLLSDAGLDLTAALRLPTFRVAGVTRLKRLTLVVDRDRTVVEAIYPITDIEASVRAALAAVLRAGA; encoded by the coding sequence ATGCCCCAACGCACTCGGCTCGACGGCGAGCACTGCGCCATCGCCCAGGCCCTGGACGTGGTGGGCGACTGGTGGACCCTGCTGATCGTGCGCGACGCGGCGCGCGGGGTGCACCGCTTCGACGCGCTCCAGCGAGAGCTCGGCATGTCCCGCAAGGTCCTCGCCGAACGGCTGAAGCTCCTGGTGGAGTGCGGGGTTCTGGTGCGCGAGCCGTACCAGGAGCGCCCGGTGCGCCACGAGTACCGGCTCACCCCGCACGGCCGCGCCCTGCTGCCCGTACTGATCGCGCTCCAGGACTGGGGAGACACCTGGGTGCTGGGAGAAGGAGAGACGATGGCCACCTCGACCGAGACGTCCGGCGAGACCGAGCGGGTCCGGGAGCTGGTCGGCACCCGGGTGCCGGAGCTCCAACTGACCGATTTCAACGGGGAGTTGACGGACCCGGTCGCGCCCTCGGCCCCGTACACGGTCCTGTACTGCTTCCCCGGCGCCTACGCCCGCGCCGAGTCCTACCCGCCCGGCTGGGCCCAGATCCCCGGCGCTCGCGGCTGCACCCTGGAGTCCTGCACCTTCCGCGACCAGCTGGCCGAGTTCACCGCCGCGGGTGCGAGCGTGCGCGGGGTGTCGACCCAACGCCCGGACGAGCAAAGGGCGTTCGCCGACAAGGAGGCCCTGCGCTTCCGGTTGCTCTCGGACGCCGGTCTCGACCTGACGGCGGCGTTGCGGCTGCCCACCTTCCGCGTGGCGGGGGTGACCCGGCTCAAGCGCCTGACCCTGGTGGTCGACCGGGACCGTACGGTGGTCGAGGCGATCTATCCGATCACCGACATCGAGGCGAGCGTGCGGGCCGCGCTCGCGGCGGTCCTGCGCGCCGGTGCCTGA
- a CDS encoding GntR family transcriptional regulator produces the protein MPGEKTFTKIAGHFRERIMSGELGPGDRLPTNREIAGNWQTAAATVSRALQALQVEGYIRTTPRGTFVADDPVWTLTPKDRLERVQRVRSFLADGETSRVTAAELVKPPLYVADLLDLEAGDQVIRREWLAGRGKTRTVFAVTWYPAPFAVLVPDLLNTSPGRNHGLTARILEATGRTITHARDDMHARQADAREASALALPVGAPVLAGVHRWSDDEGVIEYGEWCLPPRFTIGYEYTP, from the coding sequence ATGCCCGGAGAGAAGACGTTCACGAAGATCGCCGGCCACTTCCGCGAACGGATCATGTCGGGGGAGCTCGGGCCGGGGGACCGGTTGCCGACCAACCGGGAGATCGCCGGCAACTGGCAGACCGCCGCGGCCACGGTGTCGCGCGCACTACAGGCGCTCCAGGTCGAGGGGTACATCAGGACCACCCCGCGTGGAACGTTCGTGGCGGACGATCCCGTGTGGACCCTCACGCCCAAGGACCGCCTGGAGCGCGTGCAGCGGGTCAGGAGTTTCCTTGCCGACGGCGAGACGTCGCGGGTGACGGCGGCCGAACTCGTCAAGCCGCCGCTGTACGTCGCGGACCTCCTCGACCTGGAGGCCGGGGACCAAGTCATCCGGAGGGAGTGGCTCGCCGGGCGCGGCAAGACCCGCACCGTGTTCGCCGTGACGTGGTACCCGGCGCCGTTCGCCGTCCTGGTGCCGGACCTGCTCAACACCTCGCCCGGCCGGAACCACGGGCTCACGGCCAGGATTCTGGAAGCGACGGGCCGCACGATCACACACGCCAGGGACGACATGCACGCCCGCCAGGCCGACGCCCGCGAGGCAAGCGCCCTGGCCCTGCCGGTGGGCGCTCCGGTGCTGGCGGGCGTCCACCGCTGGTCCGACGACGAGGGTGTCATCGAGTACGGGGAGTGGTGCCTCCCGCCACGGTTCACGATCGGCTACGAGTACACACCCTGA
- the dapD gene encoding 2,3,4,5-tetrahydropyridine-2,6-dicarboxylate N-succinyltransferase has product MTDTTTATTGAAAAGLATIAADGTILDTWFPAPELVTVAEPGPAGTERLSAERAAELLGAGALKAVGADERRGVEVVAVRTVIASLDDKPLDAHDAYLRLHLLSHRLVKPHGQNLDGLFGLLANVAWTSLGPVAVDDVETVRLNARAEGLHLQVTSIDKFPRMTDYVAPKGVRIADADRVRLGAHLAEGTTVMHEGFVNFNAGTLGTSMVEGRISAGVVVGDGSDIGGGASTMGTLSGGGNVRIVIGERCLVGAEAGVGIALGDECVVEAGLYVTAGTRVTMPDGQIVKARELSGASNILFRRNSVTGAVEARPNNAVWGGLNEVLHAHN; this is encoded by the coding sequence ATGACCGACACGACTACCGCTACGACCGGCGCCGCGGCCGCCGGACTCGCCACCATCGCCGCCGACGGCACCATCCTGGACACCTGGTTCCCCGCCCCCGAGCTCGTGACCGTGGCCGAGCCCGGCCCGGCCGGCACCGAGCGCCTCTCCGCCGAGCGCGCCGCCGAACTGCTCGGCGCGGGTGCGCTCAAGGCCGTCGGCGCCGACGAGCGCCGCGGGGTCGAGGTCGTCGCCGTCCGCACGGTCATCGCCTCGCTCGACGACAAGCCGCTGGACGCGCACGACGCGTATCTGCGGCTGCACCTCCTCTCCCACCGGCTCGTCAAGCCGCACGGCCAGAACCTCGACGGACTCTTCGGCCTGCTCGCCAACGTGGCCTGGACCTCGCTCGGCCCGGTCGCCGTGGACGACGTCGAGACCGTGCGCCTCAACGCCCGCGCCGAGGGGCTGCACCTCCAGGTGACGTCCATCGACAAGTTCCCGCGCATGACGGACTACGTCGCGCCCAAGGGCGTACGCATCGCCGACGCCGACCGGGTGCGCCTCGGGGCCCACCTCGCCGAGGGCACGACCGTCATGCACGAAGGCTTCGTCAACTTCAACGCCGGCACGCTCGGCACGTCCATGGTCGAGGGGCGCATCTCGGCCGGCGTCGTCGTCGGCGATGGCTCCGACATCGGCGGCGGCGCGTCCACGATGGGCACGCTCTCGGGCGGCGGCAACGTCCGCATCGTCATCGGGGAGCGGTGCCTGGTGGGGGCCGAGGCGGGCGTCGGGATCGCGCTCGGGGACGAGTGCGTCGTCGAGGCGGGGCTGTACGTCACCGCCGGTACGCGCGTGACGATGCCGGACGGGCAGATCGTCAAGGCGCGGGAGCTGTCGGGGGCGTCCAACATTCTGTTCCGGCGGAACTCCGTCACGGGGGCGGTTGAGGCGCGGCCCAACAATGCGGTGTGGGGTGGGCTGAACGAGGTGCTGCACGCGCACAACTAG
- a CDS encoding IS982 family transposase, which produces MKTDVDTLATALYARIDDELKASPRLAPWRPAVGIGPTLSDAELVTLAVMSALLGYTSERRWLRRVERDFGHLFPYVPQQSGYNKRLRGASSLVTSMIRILAVDTSLWSDDVWLVDSTPVGCGCSRETAKRSDLAGWAQYGYCASHSRYFWGLRLHLVCTLGGLPILFALTGAKADERETLRDMLDTAPDVAVSHPGQTIIGDKNYYGREFEHDLAERHFELLRPARKGETERAGAHLFKPLRQVIESINQTFKGQLDLERHGGKSPAAVAVRVLCRILALTAAIWHNDKTGQPVKRSLTAYDH; this is translated from the coding sequence GTGAAGACAGACGTAGACACCCTCGCGACAGCACTCTATGCCCGGATCGACGACGAGTTGAAGGCTTCGCCTCGGTTGGCTCCGTGGCGGCCGGCCGTCGGGATCGGTCCTACGCTCAGTGACGCTGAACTGGTCACTCTCGCGGTGATGTCAGCGCTGCTCGGTTACACCTCCGAGCGGCGCTGGCTGCGCCGCGTCGAGCGGGACTTCGGCCACCTGTTCCCTTATGTGCCCCAGCAGTCCGGCTACAACAAGCGGTTACGCGGCGCGTCCTCGCTGGTCACCAGCATGATCCGGATCCTGGCGGTGGATACCTCGCTGTGGAGCGACGACGTGTGGCTGGTCGACTCCACCCCCGTGGGCTGCGGCTGCTCGCGCGAGACAGCCAAACGATCGGACCTGGCCGGCTGGGCCCAGTACGGCTACTGCGCGTCGCATTCCCGGTACTTCTGGGGGCTGCGGCTGCATTTGGTGTGCACGCTCGGCGGACTGCCGATCCTGTTCGCGCTCACCGGCGCGAAGGCCGATGAACGCGAAACGCTGCGCGACATGCTCGACACCGCGCCCGACGTTGCCGTCTCCCATCCCGGCCAGACGATCATCGGCGACAAGAACTACTACGGCCGCGAGTTCGAGCACGACCTTGCTGAGCGTCACTTCGAGTTGCTGCGGCCGGCCCGCAAGGGGGAGACCGAGCGGGCCGGGGCGCACCTGTTCAAGCCGCTGCGGCAAGTGATCGAGTCGATCAACCAGACCTTCAAAGGGCAGCTCGACCTGGAGCGACATGGCGGCAAGAGCCCGGCCGCGGTCGCGGTCCGCGTCCTGTGCCGGATCCTCGCACTCACAGCGGCGATCTGGCACAACGACAAGACCGGACAGCCAGTCAAACGATCACTGACTGCCTACGATCACTGA
- the dapA gene encoding 4-hydroxy-tetrahydrodipicolinate synthase, with translation MKTTFGRALCAMVTPFTASYELDLPAAQELAAHLVDNGCDGLVLNGTTGESPTTSDEEKTALVRAVVEAVGDRAAVVAGVGSASTAHTVELARAAERAGADGLLVVTPYYSRPPQDAVEAHFRTVADATGLPVMLYDIPGRTGTRIEVDTMLRLAEHERVVAVKDCAYDLLGSTKVIGRTALAYYSGCEELNLPLYAVGGAGYVSTVANVAPGPLRAVLDAYDAGAPAEAARLNQLVLPLVELMMASGLPGTVTAKSLLNLPVRAPLLPASPGEVARLGVARDVVLAGSAGPGGAGYVRSSPRP, from the coding sequence ATGAAGACAACTTTCGGGCGGGCGCTGTGCGCCATGGTCACGCCGTTCACCGCCTCGTACGAACTCGATCTTCCGGCCGCGCAGGAGCTGGCCGCGCACCTGGTCGACAACGGCTGCGACGGGCTTGTCCTGAACGGCACGACCGGCGAGTCGCCGACGACGTCCGACGAGGAGAAGACCGCGCTGGTACGGGCCGTGGTGGAGGCGGTCGGCGACCGGGCCGCGGTCGTGGCGGGCGTGGGCAGCGCGTCGACCGCCCACACCGTGGAGCTGGCCCGGGCGGCCGAACGGGCGGGCGCGGACGGCCTGTTGGTGGTGACCCCGTACTACAGCCGGCCCCCGCAGGACGCGGTGGAGGCCCACTTCCGCACGGTGGCCGACGCGACGGGGCTGCCGGTGATGCTGTACGACATCCCGGGCCGCACGGGCACGCGCATCGAGGTCGACACGATGCTGCGGCTCGCGGAGCACGAGCGTGTCGTGGCGGTGAAGGACTGCGCGTACGACCTGCTCGGCTCGACCAAGGTGATCGGCCGTACGGCGCTGGCGTACTACTCGGGGTGCGAGGAGCTGAACCTTCCGCTGTACGCGGTGGGGGGCGCGGGCTATGTGAGCACGGTCGCGAACGTGGCGCCGGGGCCGCTGCGGGCGGTGCTGGACGCGTACGACGCGGGGGCGCCGGCCGAGGCGGCTCGCCTCAACCAACTGGTGCTGCCGCTGGTGGAGTTGATGATGGCGTCCGGCCTGCCGGGCACGGTAACGGCCAAGTCCCTCCTGAACCTGCCGGTCCGGGCGCCCCTCCTTCCGGCGTCCCCGGGGGAGGTTGCGCGGCTGGGGGTGGCGCGGGATGTGGTGCTTGCGGGGAGTGCGGGGCCGGGGGGTGCGGGGTATGTGCGCAGTTCCCCGCGCCCCTAA